The Gemmatimonadales bacterium nucleotide sequence GTAAGCCCGCCCGAGAAACAGGTGTGCGACCTTGTCCTTCTCATTCAGAGCGAGCGCGCGTTGGACCCGGGCCACGGCACTGTCCTGGCGCCCGCTATAGTGCGCGATCCACCCGTACTCCCGTGCAATGGCCACCGACAGCGGGTCGAGCTGTATCGCGCGTCGCCCCTCCAGTTCCGCCTCGTCGAACCGGCCCATCGCAAGAAGGAATAGACTGTACCAGTTGTGCGCGGTTGCGGAGTTAGGGTTCAGGGTTATGGCCTTCCGGTATTCCCGCTCAGCCGTGGCCCAGTCCCAGTCATAGTACATGACCGCATAGGCCAGCGCGGCATGGGCCTCGGCATTGGTGGAATCGGCTTCGATGGCCCGGGCGGCATTCGCCTTCGCCACGGGAAAGGCATCAGCCGGGATAAGCTCTCCCGAATAGCCACGCTGATTGTAGATCTCTGCCCGCCCGGCGTAGGCCGGAGCGTAGGTGGGGTCGATGTCCAGCGCCGCGCTGAAGAAGCTATCGGCCGCCTGGAAGTCGGACGTGTTCTGGTGATAGCGGCCCTTCAGGTACGCGGCGAAGGCCGCCGGATCGATGGTACGGGCGGAAGACCCAAGCCGGGCGCGCTCAGCAGGCGTGAGATCGACTCCGATGCGCTCTGCCACCGTCCGGGCGACATCGAGCTGCAGCCGGCGAGCGTCTTGAACAGGGGCGTCGAAGCTCTGGGTCCACAGAGCATGCCCGTCCCTGGCTGAGATCAACTGCAGCGAGACGTGCACAGAGTCCTTCGCTTGTTGCAGGGAGCCCGCAAGCAGGGCATCCACGTGAAGCTTCCCTGCGATTTGCTGAGGACTCTCCCGAGACCCCGCAAAGCCTAATACCGAGATGCGGCTGATGACTCGCAGCGCCTGGATCTGTCCAAGATCGGTGATGAACTGGTCGGTCATTCCGTTCGACAGGTAGACAAGAGAGCTGTCGCCCGTGAGGTTCTCGACCGGTAGCACGGCGAGGGATCGGACCTGCGGCACCCGGGCGGCGATCCGATCAAGCAAGGACCGCCCGCCTATTCCGGCTGCCAGCGCCAGCACCGCGATCGCCACGCCAGCGTAGGAAAGCCGACGCGACATTCCCCGGCGCACTGGGGCGCGCTCCGGATGCGCGAGCGCTGTCGCAAAGTCGGCGGCGGTCGCGAAGCGGTCCGCGGGCACTTTCGCCATGGCCTTGGTGATGGCCCATTCGATGCCGACCGGCACCGTGCCCCGCAGCGTGTGAAGGCTGGGCACCGGGTCGACCGAATGACGGGCCAGGATCGCTTGCGCGCTAGGGCCGGTGAATGGCGGTGTTCCCGCGAGCATCTCGTAGAGCACACAGCCCAGGGCGTAGAGGTCGGCCCGACCGTCCAGCGAGGCAGTCGCGGAGGCCTGCTCCGGACTCATGTAGTGCGGCGTTCCAAGCGACAGGCCCGTCTCGGTCAGCTTGTCGCCTGCCGCCGCGTCGAGCGCCTTGGCGATGCCGAAATCCGCGACCAAGGCATGTCCCCCGGAGAGCAGGATGTTCTCGGGCTTGATATCGCGGTGAACGATGCCGCGGTCGTGGGCGTATTGCAGCGCGTCGGCCATTTCCCGCGCCAAGGCGATCGCCTGGTCTACCGGCAGCTGTGATTCCCGAGCGAGCCGGTGGCGCAGTGATTCGCCGTCGATGTACGGCATCACGTAATAGAGGACATCGCCCGCGGTGCCGGAGTCGAGCAGGCCGAGGATGTGGGGGTGCTGCAGGCGGGAGACGACTTCAATTTCCTTGAGGAACCGGTCGGCTCCGAGCGCGCCGACGACTTCGGACCGAAGCACTTTGATCGCGACCTGACGCGGATGCTTCAGGTCCTGCGCCAGATAGACGGTCGCCATGCCGCCCCGCCCGAGCTCGCGCTCGATCGCGTAGCGGTCCGCGAAGCCGGTCTTCAGAAGAGCGAGCGCGTCGGGCATCTACAGTACCGCCTTCCATCGCTCCCATTGGGCCTTCAGATCCACCATGAGCGCAAGAAAGCCCGGGTCCTGCCGCAGGCTGTCCAGCATAGGATCGCTGGCCAGGAGCGGATAGCAGGGTAACCCGTCGTCCACAGCCCGCCGCAGCCAGTCGACGGCCAGGCGGGGCTGCCGCAGCAACGCGTAGGCCTCGGCGATGCTGTAGGCGGTGTGGTGGAAATGTCCGAAGCCTTGCCCCAGTTGCTCCGCGCGCTTGATATCCTCCTCCGCCCCGCGCCTGTTTCCGGCCTTGGCGCGGAGGAGGGCGCGGGCGCCGGTGATCACTCCGCCGGGGTCCTGAGGGTTGGTCCGCAGGTAGTCGTCGATGACGGCAGAGGCTTCCTCGCTTCGGCCGGACAAGACGAGGGTCCATGCGAAGTGATACGTCACGATCGAAGGATTGAACTCCCGGGGAACCGTGCGGAGAATCCGCAGCCCCTCTCCATACTTTCCCTCGTAATCCAGCACCACAGCCATCCGGTGCTCCGCCAACCGGTTCCCAGGATCGAGCGCCAGCACCTTCCGGAACTCCACGAGGGCCTTATCGAGGACGCCGATATGCCAGTACACAACCCCGAGCCAGTCGTGGGCGTCAGCCAGGTTCGGGTTCAGCGCGATCGCGCGACGTAACTCCTGGATCGCTTGCTCATAGGCCCAGTGGCTGGCGGGGGTGGCCAGCAACCAGCCGCGGGCGTAATGGCCCTCTGCGAGGTGGTGGTCGAGGCGTAAGGCCTTCTCCGCTGCCACCAGGGCTTCCTCCAACGCATTCCTGTCCCGAGGGGCGAACCAAAGAATCCTGAGGCCGTAAGCGTGCGCCAGCTCCGCGTACGCCGCGGCAAACTCGGGGTCAAGGGCCACGGCATGTTTGAACAACCCGATCGCCACCGAGTCTTCGGCCGGGGTCTCGGTCCGGGCGTGGATCTTTCCCCGCAGGAAGTAGTCATAGGCCTCGCCATTGGTGGTGGGCGGCGTATGGAGCTCGCGCTCTTCCGAGGATGTGACAGAGAGCTTGAGGGCCGACACCAGACTCCGCGAGATCGCGTCCTCGACCGCGAAGCGCTTCTCCATCTCCTCGTCGAATCGCTGTGCCCACAGCTGGTACCCCGAAGTGGCGCTGATCAGGCGGACGTCGACCCGCAAGCTATCCCCCGCCCGCTGGATCCCGCCCTCGAGCACCGCGTCCACGCCCAAGGCCCGGGCGATCTCCGGCGCGCTCTTGGTAGTCCCCTTGTAGCGCATCACCGCCGTCCGAGAGATCACCCGCAACGCGCTGATCCGGCCGAGGTCGGTGGTCAGGGCCTCGGTCATTCCGTCGCCCAATTGCTCTGAGTCATTGGATGGATTCTCGAGCGGCAGCACCGCGAGCGACTGGATCCGGACCGGTGCCGCAGGACCCAGCCAGCGCTGATGCAGTCCCCACAGGTTGAAAACGACCAGGAGGAGCAGGGTCAGCCCAAGCGCGAGGCCGCTGCCGATCGCCAAGCGGGCTCCCCGGTTCCGGATCGCACCGACCGTCTCGGCGTCGGCGGTCGAGTCCTCCAGCGCTTCCGTGAACCCGATGACGCTGGCGTAGCGATCAGCGGGCACCTTGCTGAGCGACTTGGTGATCGCGCGCTCGACCGCAACCGGCGCCCCTGGGCGCACCGTGCGCAACGGTGGCACCGGATCCATTGAGTGCCGGGCCAGCACCGCGCGGGGCGTCGGCCCCGTGAACGGCGGCTCGCCCGCCAGCATCTCGTAGAGCACACAGGCCAGGCTGTAGAGGTCGCTCCGGCCGTCCACCCCCCGCTGTCCGGCCGCCTGCTCCGGACTCATGTAGGCCGGGGTGCCGAGGGTGAGCCCGGTCTCGGTGAGCCGCTCCCCACCCGCCGCGTCAATGGCCTGAGCAATGCCGAAATCCGCCACCACCGCCTGCTCCCCATCGAGCAGGATGTTCTCCGGCTTGATGTCCCGGTGAACGATTCCCTGCCGGTGGGCATACTCGAGCGCGCCGGCCACGTCCCGGGTGATCCGGAGGGCGGCATCTACCGAGGCTTGCTTCTCCCGGATCAGCCTTTGGCGCAACGACTCGCCGTCGACGAAGGGCATGGTGTACCAGAGCTGGCCCGAGCTCTCGCCCGAATCGAAGACCGGCAGGATGTGGGGGTGCCGCAGGCGCGAGGTGACCCGGATTTCCTGCAGGAAGCGAAACGGTCCGATGGTGGCGGCCAAGTCGGGATGGAGCACCTTGAGCGCGACCTGCCTCTCGTGCTTGAGGTCGCGGGCCAGATAGACAGTGGCCATGCCGCCCCGCCCGAGCTCACGCTCGATCGCGTAGCGGTCCGCTATGGCAGTGCGGAGTAGAGCGATAGAATCGGCCAGGTACCCCCCTGCTGGGGAGGACGCCCCTTACGCTAGCGCCCTCCCTGAGGTGGCCCCCAGCCGCTCAGAACCGATGCGCGTAGCCGGCGAGGACCTGCCACTTCGCGAGGTTGCCACCTCCCTGAACATTGACGATACGATCGTAGAGGTTTGCTCTCCGGTCGCCGTGTGCTCGCACTGGAACGTTCAAGGAGAACGTATTGGCGCCCCGGCTGAGCTCGAGCCCAGGATCGACGAAGATGCTGTATCCCGGCCGCCGGAAGTTGGCATCGCCACCATCGATCAGGTCCTGCACCGGAACGCCATCGAGGCGCCCACCGAGACTGGCGGAAAGACCCAGGCTAGGCGCCACGGCATAGGACAGCCCGGTCCGCACGGTGTAGGCGTCGGGAACCGAAAGGTTGTACGGCGTCCCCGCAGCCGGATCCCCCGGCAGCCCGATGGGTCTTCCGATCGTGGCCTCAGTCTGCACCCTTGGGTTCAGCAGATAGGAAGCCGACAAGTAAGCGAGCGCCCCCGGAACCACCTGTTGGAACGCCTGCAACTGCATGATGATGCCCCAGCCCCCGTCGCCCGGCTGAATGGCCGGATCGGCCACCCGCAGCGCCGGGCCGGTGGGGGTAAAGAACTCGACGCTGTCGCGATGGCTCCCCGTCGGCATCTTCAATCCCAGGCCGAGCATCACATTCCCGGTCGAGCCCGAGCGAGGGTTGATGAGCCAGGCGCTACCCGTAAGGGTTACATCACCGAGATCCGTCACCCTTTCAGGATGTCGCAGGCCGTCTCCCTCAATGAAGGAGACCCTGCCGGTCTGGATCGGCGCCGCCAGGCTGACCCTGAACCGGTCCGTCACCGCGTAGGTCAGGCCCAGGACGATGGAATGGACGTCGATCCTAATCCCCTGCCCACCAGGTGGTTGCAGCGCGGGCGGCGGTGGCGTTCGCGAAGCACCGACGAAGAAGTCCCCATCGCGGGTATGCAGCCAACGGTAGTCCGCGCTGAGCTCCCAGTGGTGCGCCTGCAAGAACGAATTGCCCTGGACACCCAAACTGGATGTCAGCCGGAACGGCATTCACCCCTGGCCGGAGGCCACCCGCGGGATGACCGAGAGTCCGATGAGAAGGGAGAGCCCGGCGAGCACCTGTCGGGATCGAGTCGAGCAGGGAGAATGGAACATAGACCACCCACTTTCCGGCGGGTCGGACTACGACATTCTGGTTTTCACAGGGAGCGGTGCCAAGTTACCTGTCCGTACAAAGGACTTCAAGAGCGGATCTGCCATGGGGCTTGACAGGCGCCGTACCGGCCCGTAACTCAGACTCACCCGCCAATCTTCACACTGTCGGTTGATCCACCGCCGAGATGTCCACCCTGGACGCTCGGCACGCCGGCGTTGGCGGTGAAGGAGCGAGATGGCAAGCACCCAGCGATGGCTCTCTACGATCGGCATTGCGGCACTCGCCGTTGCGGTTCCCCTCCTTGCCCAGACCCCGGGGAAGACCGCCCCCGCTTTTACGCTCAAGACGCTCGACGGGACGCCTGCCAGCCTGAGCGACTTTGCCGGACATCCCGTCCTCATCAACTTCTGGGCGTCCTGGTGCAAGCCCTGCCGCGGTGAGATGCCCTCGATCATCGCCGCATACAATGCCCGCCGGCAGGCAGGACTGGCGGTCCTGGCCATCGATCTCACTGATCAGGAGGGCTCGACCAAGGACATCAAAAAATTCCAGACTGAATTTCAGATGCCATTTCCGGTGCTACTCGATGAGAAAGGGAAGGCTCGCAAGCTCTACGCGCTTCGCGGCGTTCCCACCTCGGTCTTCGTCGGAGCGGACGGTGTGGTGCGTGCCGTCAACCCAGGGCCGATCAGCGACGCGGCGTTGCAGCAGCACCTGTCGGAGATTTTGCCGGCACCCTGATGGTCCCGTTGCAGCATCGGGTGATGCTGTGATGAGCGACATTCTGAAGGGCCCGCATGGCCTGCCTACCGTTTTACTCCCCGAAATTCCACACTACCGAAGTTTTCACGCTACCATCGCAGACTCGCTGAGAATCTCGGCCCCTTAAGCGTCCGCGTTCGGCGCGCCGCGGTCTCCGGAAGCCACCCCACCTTGTATCTGATAAGCGGTATGTCTAGCGTCCGACAATCAGTTGATCCTGCGACCCTCAGCCGGATCGTTACGCAGACGCCGTCCGTTGCTTCGGCACCGATTTCAAGCTCGTGAAGGGAGCCGTCCGATGCCCCCGAACTCCAAAGACCCCGACCTCCTGGTCATCAACACCATCCGCACCCTCGCCATGGACGCGGTGCAGGCCGCGAACTCGGGCCACCCGGGCACCCCCATGGCGCTGGCGCCCGTCGTCTATTGCCTGTGGCAGGACTTTCTCCGCTTCGATCCGGAAGATCCGATCTGGCCCAACCGGGACCGCTTCGTCCTCTCCAACGGCCACGCCTCGATGCTGCTCTATTCGATGCTGCATCTCACCGGGGTGAAGGCGGTGAACGCGAAGTACGAACGGCTCGGTGAGCTGTCGGTGAAGCTGGGCGATATCAAGCACTTCCGGCAGCTCGACAGCAAGTGCCCCGGCCACCCCGAGTACCGCTTGACCTCCGGAGTCGAGACCACCACCGGGCCGCTGGGCCAGGGCGTCGCCACCAGTGTGGGGATGGCCATCGCCAGCCGCTGGCAGGCGGCCTACTTCAACCGCCCAGGCTTCGAGCTCTTCGACTACGACGTCTACGCGGTATGCGGCGACGGCGACATGATGGAAGGGATCTCGAGCGAGGCGGCGTCGCTGGCCGGGCACCTCAAGCTCGCGAACCTGTGCTGGATCTACGACAACAACAAGATCACCATCGAGGGCCACACCGACTGGGCCTTCTCCGACGACACGGCCACCCGGTTCATCGGCTACGGCTGGAACGTGACTCGGGTGGGAGACGCCAACGACCTCGACATGCTCCGGCGCGCGCTCCGGGTCTTCAAGAGCACCGCCGATCGCCCGACCCTCATCATCGTCGACAGCCACATCGCCTACGGCGCACCCAACAAGCAGGACACCGGCGCCGCGCATGGGGAGCCCCTGGGCGAGGAGGAGATTCGGCTCACCAAGCGGTTCTACGGCTGGCCGGAGGATGCCAGGTTTCTGATCCCCGACGGCGTGCGCGAGCGGCTGCGGGACGGAGTGGGCAAGCGCGGGCGGGAGCTGCGCGAGGCCTGGCTCAATCGCTTCGAGGCGTACCGGACCGAGCATGCGGAGCTGGCCGATCATCTCCATCGGATGCAGCACCGGCAGCTCCCTGACGGGTGGGACCGTGATCTGCCGAGCTTCCCGGCCGATCCCAAGGG carries:
- a CDS encoding protein kinase yields the protein MADSIALLRTAIADRYAIERELGRGGMATVYLARDLKHERQVALKVLHPDLAATIGPFRFLQEIRVTSRLRHPHILPVFDSGESSGQLWYTMPFVDGESLRQRLIREKQASVDAALRITRDVAGALEYAHRQGIVHRDIKPENILLDGEQAVVADFGIAQAIDAAGGERLTETGLTLGTPAYMSPEQAAGQRGVDGRSDLYSLACVLYEMLAGEPPFTGPTPRAVLARHSMDPVPPLRTVRPGAPVAVERAITKSLSKVPADRYASVIGFTEALEDSTADAETVGAIRNRGARLAIGSGLALGLTLLLLVVFNLWGLHQRWLGPAAPVRIQSLAVLPLENPSNDSEQLGDGMTEALTTDLGRISALRVISRTAVMRYKGTTKSAPEIARALGVDAVLEGGIQRAGDSLRVDVRLISATSGYQLWAQRFDEEMEKRFAVEDAISRSLVSALKLSVTSSEERELHTPPTTNGEAYDYFLRGKIHARTETPAEDSVAIGLFKHAVALDPEFAAAYAELAHAYGLRILWFAPRDRNALEEALVAAEKALRLDHHLAEGHYARGWLLATPASHWAYEQAIQELRRAIALNPNLADAHDWLGVVYWHIGVLDKALVEFRKVLALDPGNRLAEHRMAVVLDYEGKYGEGLRILRTVPREFNPSIVTYHFAWTLVLSGRSEEASAVIDDYLRTNPQDPGGVITGARALLRAKAGNRRGAEEDIKRAEQLGQGFGHFHHTAYSIAEAYALLRQPRLAVDWLRRAVDDGLPCYPLLASDPMLDSLRQDPGFLALMVDLKAQWERWKAVL
- a CDS encoding protein kinase, translating into MPDALALLKTGFADRYAIERELGRGGMATVYLAQDLKHPRQVAIKVLRSEVVGALGADRFLKEIEVVSRLQHPHILGLLDSGTAGDVLYYVMPYIDGESLRHRLARESQLPVDQAIALAREMADALQYAHDRGIVHRDIKPENILLSGGHALVADFGIAKALDAAAGDKLTETGLSLGTPHYMSPEQASATASLDGRADLYALGCVLYEMLAGTPPFTGPSAQAILARHSVDPVPSLHTLRGTVPVGIEWAITKAMAKVPADRFATAADFATALAHPERAPVRRGMSRRLSYAGVAIAVLALAAGIGGRSLLDRIAARVPQVRSLAVLPVENLTGDSSLVYLSNGMTDQFITDLGQIQALRVISRISVLGFAGSRESPQQIAGKLHVDALLAGSLQQAKDSVHVSLQLISARDGHALWTQSFDAPVQDARRLQLDVARTVAERIGVDLTPAERARLGSSARTIDPAAFAAYLKGRYHQNTSDFQAADSFFSAALDIDPTYAPAYAGRAEIYNQRGYSGELIPADAFPVAKANAARAIEADSTNAEAHAALAYAVMYYDWDWATAEREYRKAITLNPNSATAHNWYSLFLLAMGRFDEAELEGRRAIQLDPLSVAIAREYGWIAHYSGRQDSAVARVQRALALNEKDKVAHLFLGRAYQAQGRYPEAMREYQATGPLLHWPVTVASAGYVAAKEGDREGVARAFAELDSLATAPRTYVAPLLNALIYAALGDKDRAFALLNQSVEQRVHWLFWLNRDPRWGPLRSDPRFQALARRVGLPR
- the tkt gene encoding transketolase encodes the protein MPPNSKDPDLLVINTIRTLAMDAVQAANSGHPGTPMALAPVVYCLWQDFLRFDPEDPIWPNRDRFVLSNGHASMLLYSMLHLTGVKAVNAKYERLGELSVKLGDIKHFRQLDSKCPGHPEYRLTSGVETTTGPLGQGVATSVGMAIASRWQAAYFNRPGFELFDYDVYAVCGDGDMMEGISSEAASLAGHLKLANLCWIYDNNKITIEGHTDWAFSDDTATRFIGYGWNVTRVGDANDLDMLRRALRVFKSTADRPTLIIVDSHIAYGAPNKQDTGAAHGEPLGEEEIRLTKRFYGWPEDARFLIPDGVRERLRDGVGKRGRELREAWLNRFEAYRTEHAELADHLHRMQHRQLPDGWDRDLPSFPADPKGMAGRDASGKALNAIAKNLPWLIGGAADLAPSTKTRLTFDGAGDLTAGNPGGRNMHFGVREHAMGAVVNGLALSKLRAFGSTFLIFVDYARPAVRLSAIMEIPTIYVFTHDSIGVGEDGPTHQPIEQLASLRALPGLITIRPADANEAVEAWRAIMKLQHQPVALVLSRQALPIFDRRRYAAASGVAKGAYVMADADGGKPDVLLLSSGSEVSLCVDAFERLTADGTRARVVSMPSWELFEQQSQSYRDSVLPPEVTARVSVEQASTFGWERYVGPTGARIGMETFGASAPLKELQKKFGFTVDHVVEAAREQLARREAVPAR
- a CDS encoding TlpA disulfide reductase family protein, which gives rise to MASTQRWLSTIGIAALAVAVPLLAQTPGKTAPAFTLKTLDGTPASLSDFAGHPVLINFWASWCKPCRGEMPSIIAAYNARRQAGLAVLAIDLTDQEGSTKDIKKFQTEFQMPFPVLLDEKGKARKLYALRGVPTSVFVGADGVVRAVNPGPISDAALQQHLSEILPAP